DNA from Arthrobacter sp. SLBN-112:
GGACAAGAGCATCCAGACCACCCGCCGCTTCGATGCCCTGAAACTGTGGCTGACCCTGAGGATTATGGGAGCGGACGCCATCGGAGCCTTGTTCGATGAAGCGATCGACCTCGCCGCCCGTGTTGGTTGCCTCCTCGAAGCCGATCCCGACTTTGAACTTGCCGTCCGTCCGCACCTGAGCACCCTGGTCTTCCGCTACCGTCCGCGGCTCGGGCACGTTGGCCGGCTGTCCGAGGACGCCGCCGACGCGCTGAACCCCGCCATCCGGGCGGCCGTCTTTGCCTCCGGCGAGGCAGCGGTGGCCGGAACCACGGTGGCCGGGCGCCACTACCTGAAGCTCACGCTCCTTAACGCAGAGGCAACCGTCGAGGACATCGCCGGGATCATCGACCTCCTGCGCAGTACCGGCGCGGGCCTCCTGAAGGGCGGCGCGGCGGCATGAGCACCTCCATCAACGGCACGGTCCACGACTTCGCCGCGATCGGCGTCGGGCCCTTCAACCTGGGCCTGGCCGCCCTCGCCGAGCCGGTAGAGGGCCTCAGCGGCGTCTTCCTGGAACAGCGCGGCTCCTTTGACTGGCACCCCGGCATGATGCTGGAGCAGGCCCATCTGCAGGTTCCCTTCATGGCGGACCTGGTGACCATGGCGGACCCCACCTCGCCCTTCTCGTTCCTGAACTTCCTGAAGCAAACAGGCCGGCTGTACCGGTTCTACATCCGGGAAAACTTCTACCCGCTGCGGGCCGAGTACAACCAGTACTGCCAGTGGGTGGCAGGGCAGCTGCCCGCCGTCCGTTTTGGCACAGCTGTGCTGAATGTAGCGCACGACGGCGGCGTGTACCGGCTTTCCGTCGACGGCCCGGGCGGGCCGGAGGTGCTGCTGGCGCGGCGGCTGGTGCTGGGCACCGGCACCTCCGCGTACATACCGGAGGCCGGGACGGGGATTGTTGCCGCGGCGGCGGCCGGACACGGGGGAGTGGCCTGCCACAGCGCGCAGTACCTGGCCACGAAGGCTGAACTCCAGCGGCGGCGCAGCATTACGATCGTGGGCAGCGGCCAGAGCGCGGCGGAGATCTACTACGAGCTCCTGCAGGAAGCGGACACCCACGGGTACCAGCTGAACTGGGTGACCCGCTCCGGCCGGTTCTTCCCACTGGAGTACACCAAGCTGACCCTCGAAATGACCTCGCCTGAATACGTTGACTACTTCCACGGCCTGCCGCAGCACCAGCGCGACCACCTCAACAGGGCCCAGAAGAACCTCTACAAGGGGATCAACTCCGACCTGATCAACGCCATCCACGACCTGCTGTACACCAGGAGCCTGGCCGGCATGGTGGACACGCAGCTGCTGACCCATTCCACGCTCACCGCCGCCGCCTGGGATGCTGCGGCAGGAACCCACACCCTGCAGCTTCACCACGGGGAGCAG
Protein-coding regions in this window:
- a CDS encoding lysine N(6)-hydroxylase/L-ornithine N(5)-oxygenase family protein encodes the protein MSTSINGTVHDFAAIGVGPFNLGLAALAEPVEGLSGVFLEQRGSFDWHPGMMLEQAHLQVPFMADLVTMADPTSPFSFLNFLKQTGRLYRFYIRENFYPLRAEYNQYCQWVAGQLPAVRFGTAVLNVAHDGGVYRLSVDGPGGPEVLLARRLVLGTGTSAYIPEAGTGIVAAAAAGHGGVACHSAQYLATKAELQRRRSITIVGSGQSAAEIYYELLQEADTHGYQLNWVTRSGRFFPLEYTKLTLEMTSPEYVDYFHGLPQHQRDHLNRAQKNLYKGINSDLINAIHDLLYTRSLAGMVDTQLLTHSTLTAAAWDAAAGTHTLQLHHGEQDGTYTLDTEAVVFATGYGYREPAFLAGIQDRIARDSAGRFAVDRNYGTGVEPGEIFVQNAELHTHGFASPDLGMGAYRNSCILRGITGREVYPVERSIAFQHFGVPAGIREEVPA